The following are from one region of the Aquila chrysaetos chrysaetos chromosome 23, bAquChr1.4, whole genome shotgun sequence genome:
- the TUBGCP5 gene encoding gamma-tubulin complex component 5 isoform X1 encodes MAAPLVSPGHRSRFEQEQDRAVRALVRSVTGLPEEELGGGRFQTALNFAWSNFRFHRFLDVNSHKVERTIEGIHEKLIVHSDLGKAASWKRLTEKFLNSPLPSIEETKTDTHYSILSLLLCLSDSPSNTTYVEKPRVKEVDSFLNDLCTFPRRCFECTFSPFQECEYEEVISNNTNYKKEEEFDWGKYLMEGEEIYFGPGVDTPDWSGESEEEEDTQPLSREDSGIQVDRTPLEDQDPNKKTVPNVSWKVGEPDARSWLEQHVVPQYWTGRAPRFSHSLHLHSNLAAVWDHHLYTSDPLYVPEERTLVTETQVIRETLWLLSGVKKLFIFQLNDGKVSVRNDIIVTHLTHNCLRSVLEQIAAYGQVVFRLQKFIDEVMGHSPESIMHGTVSTPKKTTEAPFRTYQAFMWALYKYFISFKEELTEIEKCIINKDKTVTLSIVVDKLSPRLAQLKVLHKVFSTGVAEVPPDTRNVVRASHLLNTLYKAILEYDSVGEASEQTVSLLFSLWVETVRPYLQTVDEWIVHGNLFDPAKEFIIQRNKNVPVNHRDFWYATYTLYSVSEKTENEEKMSDNASASSGSDQAPSTRQHTMVSFLKPVLKQIIMAGKSMQLLKNLQCKDGSPQQAASRDAERKSLYTLFLESVQSRLRHGEESVPDTITEQQATKQSLIKMQSIAERHLELDDVHDPLLAINFARLYLEQSDFHEKFTGGDVCVDRSSESVTCQTFELTLRSCLYPHIDKQYLECCGNLMQTLKKDYRLVEYLQAMRNFFLLEAGDTMYDFYTSIFDKIREKETWQNVAFLNVQLQEAVGQRYPEDSARLSIIFESVDTAKKKLPVHTLDGLTLSYKVPWPVDIVISLECQKIYNQVFLLLLQIKWAKYSLDVLRFDELVCAAENPQVKEETVLEQGTLPLFGPQTESIKQQIHRMFLLRVKLMHFVNSLHNYIMTRILHSTGLEFQHQVEEAKDLDQLIKIHYRYLSTIHDRCLLREKVSFVKEAIMKVLNLVLMFADRWQAGLGAWKMESIEKMESDFKNCHMFLVTVLNKAVCRGSFPHLESLALSLMAGMEQS; translated from the exons ATGGCGGCACCGCTGGTCTCGCCCGGCCACCGCAGCCGGTTCGAGCAGGAGCAGGACCGGGCCGTCCGCGCGCTGGTGCGCAGCGTGACCGGCCTGCCCGAGGAGGAGCTGGGCGGCGGCCGGTTCCAGACGGCGCTGAATTTCGCTTGGTCCAACTTCAG ATTTCACCGTTTTCTTGATGTGAACAGTCACAAAGTAGAGAGGACGATAGAAGG AATACATGAAAAATTGATAGTTCATTCTGACCTTGGAAAAGCTGCAAGCTGGAAAAGACTAACTGAAAAATTTCTGAACTCACCACTCCCAAGTATTGAAGAAACAAAG acAGATACACACTATTCCATACTGTCTCTTCTGTTGTGTTTGTCCGATTCTCCATCCAACACCACCTATGTGGAAAAACCGAGAGTCAAAGAAGTGG ATTCCTTTTTGAATGATCTCTGCACATTCCCTCGGCGGTGTTTTGAATGCACTTTCAGCCCATTCCAGGAATGTGAATATGAAGAGGTTATCTCAAACAACACTAATTACA aaaaggaagaagaatttgACTGGGGAAAGTATCTgatggaaggagaagaaatttaCTTTGGCCCAGGTGTAGATACACCA GATTGGTCTGGAGAAagtgaagaagaggaagacacTCAGCCTTTGAGCAGGGAGGACTCGGGTATTCAAGTAGACAGGACACCTTTAGAAGACCAAGATCCAAATAAGAAAACAGTACCTAATGTTTCCTGGAAAG TCGGTGAACCTGATGCCCGCAGCTGGCTGGAGCAGCATGTAGTTCCTCAGTACTGGACAGGAAGAGCTCCTCGCTTTTCACATAGTTTGCACTTGCATTCCAACCTAGCTGCAGTCTG gGACCACCACTTGTACACCAGTGATCCTTTATATGTGCCAGAAGAGAGAACTTTAGTCACTGAAACTCAGGTTATACGGGAAACTCTTTG gcTACTTTCAGgagtgaaaaagctttttatatttCAGCTGAATGACGGAAAAGTGTCTGTGCGGAATGATATTATTGTAACTCATTTAACCCAT aattgCCTGAGATCTGTATTGGAGCAGATAGCGGCATATGGTCAAGTTGTGTTTAGACTACAGAAGTTTATTGATGAAGTGATGGGACACAGCCCGGAAAGCATAATGCATGGAACAGTTTCCACTCCAAAGAAAACTACCGAAGCCCCATTCAGAACCTACCAAGCTTTTATGTGGGCCttgtataaatatttcattagctTTAAAGAAGAGCTTACTGAAATTGAAAAATGCATAATCAACAAAG ataaaacaGTCACACTTTCAATAGTAGTAGATAAGTTGTCTCCCCGGCTGGCACAGCTGAAGGTACTTCACAAAGTTTTCAGCACAGGAGTAGCGGAAGTGCCACCTGACACTAGAAATGTTGTACGAGCATCTCATCTGCTTAATACTCTCTACAAAGCTATTCTTGAATATGACAGTGTTGGAGAAGCATCTGAGCAAACG gTATCCCTTCTGTTCTCTCTCTGGGTTGAAACTGTGAGGCCATACTTACAGACAGTGGATGAGTGGATCGTCCATGGTAACTTGTTTGATCCTGCAAAGGAATTTATCATTCAGAG aaacaaaaatgttccaGTTAATCACAGAGATTTTTGGTATGCTACCTACACATTATATAGTGTgtcagagaagacagagaatgAAGAGAAGATGAGTGATAATGCCAGTGCCAGTTCTGGCAGTGATCAGGCCCCTTCAACCAGGCAACACACTATGGTCTCATTTCTGAAACCTGTGCTAAAGCAAATCATCATGGCTGGAAAATCCATGCAGCTGTTGAAGAATCTTCAATGCAAAGATGGCTCTCCACAGCAGGCTGCATCAAGAG ATGCTGAACGAAAGAGTTTGTATACACTGTTCTTGGAATCGGTGCAGTCTCGTCTGCGGCATGGGGAAGAGTCTGTTCCAGATACTATTACAGAACAGCAGGCCACAAAGCAGAGCCTGATAAAGATGCAGTCTATAGCAGAAAGACACTTGGAACTGGATGATGTCCATGATCCACTGCTGGCTATTAATTTTGCCAG attatATTTGGAACAGAGTGACTTTCATGAGAAGTTTACTGGTGGGGATGTTTGTGTGGATAGATCCTCAGAATCCGTGACCTGCCAGACTTTTGAACTGACATTGAGGTCTTGCCTTTATCCTCACATAGACAAGCAATACTTGGAATGCTGTGGTAATCTAATGCAAACTTTAAAGAAGGATTATAG GCTTGTAGAATATTTGCAGGCAATGAGAAACTTTTTCTTACTTGAAGCTGGAGATACCATGTATGACTTCTATACATCTATTTTTGACAAaatcagagaaaaggaaacttgGCAGAATGTTGCTTTCTTAAATGTTCAACTTCAAGAAGCAGTTGGGCAACGTTATCCAGAGGACAGTGCAAG GTTGTCTATTATATTTGAAAGTGTTGATACAGCAAAGAAGAAACTCCCTGTCCACACCTTAGATGGTTTGACGTTGAGTTACAAG GTTCCTTGGCCTGTGGATATAGTTATAAGCTTAGAGTGCCAAAAAATTTACAATCAAGTTTTTCTGCTCCTACTGCAAATAAAGTGGGCCAAGTATAGTCTAGATGTTTTACGATTTGATG aactagtctgtgctgcagaaaaccCACAGGTTAAGGAAGAAACTGTATTAGAACAAGGAACGCTTCCTCTATTTGGACCGCAAACAGAAAGTATAAAACAACAAATACATCGCATGTTCCTCTTAAGAGTGAAACTTATGCATTTTGTTAACAGCCTGCACAACTACATCATGACTAGG ATTCTTCACAGTACAGGCTTGGAGTTTCAGCATCAGGTAGAAGAAGCCAAAGATTTAGATCAATTGATAAAGATTCATTACAGATATCTGTCTACAATCCATGATCGCTGCCTGCTGAGAGAAAAG gTGAGCTTTGTGAAAGAAGCTATAATGAAAGTGTTAAATTTAGTACTGATGTTTGCAGACCGTTGGCAGGCTGGTTTGGGGGCTTGGAA GATGGAATCCATAGAGAAGATggaatctgattttaaaaactgccaCATGTTTCTTGTAACTGTTCTCAACAAAGCTGTCTGTCGAGGCTCTTTTCCTCACT TGGAATCTTTAGCTTTGTCACTGATGGCTGGCATGGAACAAAGTTAA
- the TUBGCP5 gene encoding gamma-tubulin complex component 5 isoform X3, which yields MEGEEIYFGPGVDTPDWSGESEEEEDTQPLSREDSGIQVDRTPLEDQDPNKKTVPNVSWKVGEPDARSWLEQHVVPQYWTGRAPRFSHSLHLHSNLAAVWDHHLYTSDPLYVPEERTLVTETQVIRETLWLLSGVKKLFIFQLNDGKVSVRNDIIVTHLTHNCLRSVLEQIAAYGQVVFRLQKFIDEVMGHSPESIMHGTVSTPKKTTEAPFRTYQAFMWALYKYFISFKEELTEIEKCIINKDKTVTLSIVVDKLSPRLAQLKVLHKVFSTGVAEVPPDTRNVVRASHLLNTLYKAILEYDSVGEASEQTVSLLFSLWVETVRPYLQTVDEWIVHGNLFDPAKEFIIQRNKNVPVNHRDFWYATYTLYSVSEKTENEEKMSDNASASSGSDQAPSTRQHTMVSFLKPVLKQIIMAGKSMQLLKNLQCKDGSPQQAASRDAERKSLYTLFLESVQSRLRHGEESVPDTITEQQATKQSLIKMQSIAERHLELDDVHDPLLAINFARLYLEQSDFHEKFTGGDVCVDRSSESVTCQTFELTLRSCLYPHIDKQYLECCGNLMQTLKKDYRLVEYLQAMRNFFLLEAGDTMYDFYTSIFDKIREKETWQNVAFLNVQLQEAVGQRYPEDSARLSIIFESVDTAKKKLPVHTLDGLTLSYKVPWPVDIVISLECQKIYNQVFLLLLQIKWAKYSLDVLRFDELVCAAENPQVKEETVLEQGTLPLFGPQTESIKQQIHRMFLLRVKLMHFVNSLHNYIMTRILHSTGLEFQHQVEEAKDLDQLIKIHYRYLSTIHDRCLLREKVSFVKEAIMKVLNLVLMFADRWQAGLGAWKMESIEKMESDFKNCHMFLVTVLNKAVCRGSFPHLESLALSLMAGMEQS from the exons atggaaggagaagaaatttaCTTTGGCCCAGGTGTAGATACACCA GATTGGTCTGGAGAAagtgaagaagaggaagacacTCAGCCTTTGAGCAGGGAGGACTCGGGTATTCAAGTAGACAGGACACCTTTAGAAGACCAAGATCCAAATAAGAAAACAGTACCTAATGTTTCCTGGAAAG TCGGTGAACCTGATGCCCGCAGCTGGCTGGAGCAGCATGTAGTTCCTCAGTACTGGACAGGAAGAGCTCCTCGCTTTTCACATAGTTTGCACTTGCATTCCAACCTAGCTGCAGTCTG gGACCACCACTTGTACACCAGTGATCCTTTATATGTGCCAGAAGAGAGAACTTTAGTCACTGAAACTCAGGTTATACGGGAAACTCTTTG gcTACTTTCAGgagtgaaaaagctttttatatttCAGCTGAATGACGGAAAAGTGTCTGTGCGGAATGATATTATTGTAACTCATTTAACCCAT aattgCCTGAGATCTGTATTGGAGCAGATAGCGGCATATGGTCAAGTTGTGTTTAGACTACAGAAGTTTATTGATGAAGTGATGGGACACAGCCCGGAAAGCATAATGCATGGAACAGTTTCCACTCCAAAGAAAACTACCGAAGCCCCATTCAGAACCTACCAAGCTTTTATGTGGGCCttgtataaatatttcattagctTTAAAGAAGAGCTTACTGAAATTGAAAAATGCATAATCAACAAAG ataaaacaGTCACACTTTCAATAGTAGTAGATAAGTTGTCTCCCCGGCTGGCACAGCTGAAGGTACTTCACAAAGTTTTCAGCACAGGAGTAGCGGAAGTGCCACCTGACACTAGAAATGTTGTACGAGCATCTCATCTGCTTAATACTCTCTACAAAGCTATTCTTGAATATGACAGTGTTGGAGAAGCATCTGAGCAAACG gTATCCCTTCTGTTCTCTCTCTGGGTTGAAACTGTGAGGCCATACTTACAGACAGTGGATGAGTGGATCGTCCATGGTAACTTGTTTGATCCTGCAAAGGAATTTATCATTCAGAG aaacaaaaatgttccaGTTAATCACAGAGATTTTTGGTATGCTACCTACACATTATATAGTGTgtcagagaagacagagaatgAAGAGAAGATGAGTGATAATGCCAGTGCCAGTTCTGGCAGTGATCAGGCCCCTTCAACCAGGCAACACACTATGGTCTCATTTCTGAAACCTGTGCTAAAGCAAATCATCATGGCTGGAAAATCCATGCAGCTGTTGAAGAATCTTCAATGCAAAGATGGCTCTCCACAGCAGGCTGCATCAAGAG ATGCTGAACGAAAGAGTTTGTATACACTGTTCTTGGAATCGGTGCAGTCTCGTCTGCGGCATGGGGAAGAGTCTGTTCCAGATACTATTACAGAACAGCAGGCCACAAAGCAGAGCCTGATAAAGATGCAGTCTATAGCAGAAAGACACTTGGAACTGGATGATGTCCATGATCCACTGCTGGCTATTAATTTTGCCAG attatATTTGGAACAGAGTGACTTTCATGAGAAGTTTACTGGTGGGGATGTTTGTGTGGATAGATCCTCAGAATCCGTGACCTGCCAGACTTTTGAACTGACATTGAGGTCTTGCCTTTATCCTCACATAGACAAGCAATACTTGGAATGCTGTGGTAATCTAATGCAAACTTTAAAGAAGGATTATAG GCTTGTAGAATATTTGCAGGCAATGAGAAACTTTTTCTTACTTGAAGCTGGAGATACCATGTATGACTTCTATACATCTATTTTTGACAAaatcagagaaaaggaaacttgGCAGAATGTTGCTTTCTTAAATGTTCAACTTCAAGAAGCAGTTGGGCAACGTTATCCAGAGGACAGTGCAAG GTTGTCTATTATATTTGAAAGTGTTGATACAGCAAAGAAGAAACTCCCTGTCCACACCTTAGATGGTTTGACGTTGAGTTACAAG GTTCCTTGGCCTGTGGATATAGTTATAAGCTTAGAGTGCCAAAAAATTTACAATCAAGTTTTTCTGCTCCTACTGCAAATAAAGTGGGCCAAGTATAGTCTAGATGTTTTACGATTTGATG aactagtctgtgctgcagaaaaccCACAGGTTAAGGAAGAAACTGTATTAGAACAAGGAACGCTTCCTCTATTTGGACCGCAAACAGAAAGTATAAAACAACAAATACATCGCATGTTCCTCTTAAGAGTGAAACTTATGCATTTTGTTAACAGCCTGCACAACTACATCATGACTAGG ATTCTTCACAGTACAGGCTTGGAGTTTCAGCATCAGGTAGAAGAAGCCAAAGATTTAGATCAATTGATAAAGATTCATTACAGATATCTGTCTACAATCCATGATCGCTGCCTGCTGAGAGAAAAG gTGAGCTTTGTGAAAGAAGCTATAATGAAAGTGTTAAATTTAGTACTGATGTTTGCAGACCGTTGGCAGGCTGGTTTGGGGGCTTGGAA GATGGAATCCATAGAGAAGATggaatctgattttaaaaactgccaCATGTTTCTTGTAACTGTTCTCAACAAAGCTGTCTGTCGAGGCTCTTTTCCTCACT TGGAATCTTTAGCTTTGTCACTGATGGCTGGCATGGAACAAAGTTAA
- the TUBGCP5 gene encoding gamma-tubulin complex component 5 isoform X2 has translation MAAPLVSPGHRSRFEQEQDRAVRALVRSVTGLPEEELGGGRFQTALNFAWSNFRFHRFLDVNSHKVERTIEGIHEKLIVHSDLGKAASWKRLTEKFLNSPLPSIEETKTDTHYSILSLLLCLSDSPSNTTYVEKPRVKEVEKEEEFDWGKYLMEGEEIYFGPGVDTPDWSGESEEEEDTQPLSREDSGIQVDRTPLEDQDPNKKTVPNVSWKVGEPDARSWLEQHVVPQYWTGRAPRFSHSLHLHSNLAAVWDHHLYTSDPLYVPEERTLVTETQVIRETLWLLSGVKKLFIFQLNDGKVSVRNDIIVTHLTHNCLRSVLEQIAAYGQVVFRLQKFIDEVMGHSPESIMHGTVSTPKKTTEAPFRTYQAFMWALYKYFISFKEELTEIEKCIINKDKTVTLSIVVDKLSPRLAQLKVLHKVFSTGVAEVPPDTRNVVRASHLLNTLYKAILEYDSVGEASEQTVSLLFSLWVETVRPYLQTVDEWIVHGNLFDPAKEFIIQRNKNVPVNHRDFWYATYTLYSVSEKTENEEKMSDNASASSGSDQAPSTRQHTMVSFLKPVLKQIIMAGKSMQLLKNLQCKDGSPQQAASRDAERKSLYTLFLESVQSRLRHGEESVPDTITEQQATKQSLIKMQSIAERHLELDDVHDPLLAINFARLYLEQSDFHEKFTGGDVCVDRSSESVTCQTFELTLRSCLYPHIDKQYLECCGNLMQTLKKDYRLVEYLQAMRNFFLLEAGDTMYDFYTSIFDKIREKETWQNVAFLNVQLQEAVGQRYPEDSARLSIIFESVDTAKKKLPVHTLDGLTLSYKVPWPVDIVISLECQKIYNQVFLLLLQIKWAKYSLDVLRFDELVCAAENPQVKEETVLEQGTLPLFGPQTESIKQQIHRMFLLRVKLMHFVNSLHNYIMTRILHSTGLEFQHQVEEAKDLDQLIKIHYRYLSTIHDRCLLREKVSFVKEAIMKVLNLVLMFADRWQAGLGAWKMESIEKMESDFKNCHMFLVTVLNKAVCRGSFPHLESLALSLMAGMEQS, from the exons ATGGCGGCACCGCTGGTCTCGCCCGGCCACCGCAGCCGGTTCGAGCAGGAGCAGGACCGGGCCGTCCGCGCGCTGGTGCGCAGCGTGACCGGCCTGCCCGAGGAGGAGCTGGGCGGCGGCCGGTTCCAGACGGCGCTGAATTTCGCTTGGTCCAACTTCAG ATTTCACCGTTTTCTTGATGTGAACAGTCACAAAGTAGAGAGGACGATAGAAGG AATACATGAAAAATTGATAGTTCATTCTGACCTTGGAAAAGCTGCAAGCTGGAAAAGACTAACTGAAAAATTTCTGAACTCACCACTCCCAAGTATTGAAGAAACAAAG acAGATACACACTATTCCATACTGTCTCTTCTGTTGTGTTTGTCCGATTCTCCATCCAACACCACCTATGTGGAAAAACCGAGAGTCAAAGAAGTGG aaaaggaagaagaatttgACTGGGGAAAGTATCTgatggaaggagaagaaatttaCTTTGGCCCAGGTGTAGATACACCA GATTGGTCTGGAGAAagtgaagaagaggaagacacTCAGCCTTTGAGCAGGGAGGACTCGGGTATTCAAGTAGACAGGACACCTTTAGAAGACCAAGATCCAAATAAGAAAACAGTACCTAATGTTTCCTGGAAAG TCGGTGAACCTGATGCCCGCAGCTGGCTGGAGCAGCATGTAGTTCCTCAGTACTGGACAGGAAGAGCTCCTCGCTTTTCACATAGTTTGCACTTGCATTCCAACCTAGCTGCAGTCTG gGACCACCACTTGTACACCAGTGATCCTTTATATGTGCCAGAAGAGAGAACTTTAGTCACTGAAACTCAGGTTATACGGGAAACTCTTTG gcTACTTTCAGgagtgaaaaagctttttatatttCAGCTGAATGACGGAAAAGTGTCTGTGCGGAATGATATTATTGTAACTCATTTAACCCAT aattgCCTGAGATCTGTATTGGAGCAGATAGCGGCATATGGTCAAGTTGTGTTTAGACTACAGAAGTTTATTGATGAAGTGATGGGACACAGCCCGGAAAGCATAATGCATGGAACAGTTTCCACTCCAAAGAAAACTACCGAAGCCCCATTCAGAACCTACCAAGCTTTTATGTGGGCCttgtataaatatttcattagctTTAAAGAAGAGCTTACTGAAATTGAAAAATGCATAATCAACAAAG ataaaacaGTCACACTTTCAATAGTAGTAGATAAGTTGTCTCCCCGGCTGGCACAGCTGAAGGTACTTCACAAAGTTTTCAGCACAGGAGTAGCGGAAGTGCCACCTGACACTAGAAATGTTGTACGAGCATCTCATCTGCTTAATACTCTCTACAAAGCTATTCTTGAATATGACAGTGTTGGAGAAGCATCTGAGCAAACG gTATCCCTTCTGTTCTCTCTCTGGGTTGAAACTGTGAGGCCATACTTACAGACAGTGGATGAGTGGATCGTCCATGGTAACTTGTTTGATCCTGCAAAGGAATTTATCATTCAGAG aaacaaaaatgttccaGTTAATCACAGAGATTTTTGGTATGCTACCTACACATTATATAGTGTgtcagagaagacagagaatgAAGAGAAGATGAGTGATAATGCCAGTGCCAGTTCTGGCAGTGATCAGGCCCCTTCAACCAGGCAACACACTATGGTCTCATTTCTGAAACCTGTGCTAAAGCAAATCATCATGGCTGGAAAATCCATGCAGCTGTTGAAGAATCTTCAATGCAAAGATGGCTCTCCACAGCAGGCTGCATCAAGAG ATGCTGAACGAAAGAGTTTGTATACACTGTTCTTGGAATCGGTGCAGTCTCGTCTGCGGCATGGGGAAGAGTCTGTTCCAGATACTATTACAGAACAGCAGGCCACAAAGCAGAGCCTGATAAAGATGCAGTCTATAGCAGAAAGACACTTGGAACTGGATGATGTCCATGATCCACTGCTGGCTATTAATTTTGCCAG attatATTTGGAACAGAGTGACTTTCATGAGAAGTTTACTGGTGGGGATGTTTGTGTGGATAGATCCTCAGAATCCGTGACCTGCCAGACTTTTGAACTGACATTGAGGTCTTGCCTTTATCCTCACATAGACAAGCAATACTTGGAATGCTGTGGTAATCTAATGCAAACTTTAAAGAAGGATTATAG GCTTGTAGAATATTTGCAGGCAATGAGAAACTTTTTCTTACTTGAAGCTGGAGATACCATGTATGACTTCTATACATCTATTTTTGACAAaatcagagaaaaggaaacttgGCAGAATGTTGCTTTCTTAAATGTTCAACTTCAAGAAGCAGTTGGGCAACGTTATCCAGAGGACAGTGCAAG GTTGTCTATTATATTTGAAAGTGTTGATACAGCAAAGAAGAAACTCCCTGTCCACACCTTAGATGGTTTGACGTTGAGTTACAAG GTTCCTTGGCCTGTGGATATAGTTATAAGCTTAGAGTGCCAAAAAATTTACAATCAAGTTTTTCTGCTCCTACTGCAAATAAAGTGGGCCAAGTATAGTCTAGATGTTTTACGATTTGATG aactagtctgtgctgcagaaaaccCACAGGTTAAGGAAGAAACTGTATTAGAACAAGGAACGCTTCCTCTATTTGGACCGCAAACAGAAAGTATAAAACAACAAATACATCGCATGTTCCTCTTAAGAGTGAAACTTATGCATTTTGTTAACAGCCTGCACAACTACATCATGACTAGG ATTCTTCACAGTACAGGCTTGGAGTTTCAGCATCAGGTAGAAGAAGCCAAAGATTTAGATCAATTGATAAAGATTCATTACAGATATCTGTCTACAATCCATGATCGCTGCCTGCTGAGAGAAAAG gTGAGCTTTGTGAAAGAAGCTATAATGAAAGTGTTAAATTTAGTACTGATGTTTGCAGACCGTTGGCAGGCTGGTTTGGGGGCTTGGAA GATGGAATCCATAGAGAAGATggaatctgattttaaaaactgccaCATGTTTCTTGTAACTGTTCTCAACAAAGCTGTCTGTCGAGGCTCTTTTCCTCACT TGGAATCTTTAGCTTTGTCACTGATGGCTGGCATGGAACAAAGTTAA